One window of Catonella massiliensis genomic DNA carries:
- a CDS encoding O-acetylhomoserine aminocarboxypropyltransferase/cysteine synthase family protein: MSKYRFETLQLHVGQEQADPTTDARAVPIYQTTSYVFHNSKHAADRFGLADPGNIYGRLTNSTQDVLEKRIAALEGGSAALALASGSSAITYTIEALAANGGHIVAQKTIYGGSYNLLAHTLPQFGIETTFVDIHNLAEVEAAIKDNTRGIFIETLGNPNSDIPDIDAVSELAHKHGLPVVVDNTFGTPYLIRPFEHGADIVVHSATKFIGGHGTTLGGVVVESGKFDWKASGKYGNIAEPNPSYHGISFYDAVGPAAFVTYIRAILLRDTGAAISPFNAFLLLQGVETLSLRLDRHVENTKKVVDFLKNHPKVLKVNHPSLPEHPDHELYKKYFPNGGASIFTIEIKGGKEEAWKFIDNLKIFSLLANVADVKSLVIHPATTTHSQLNEKELAEQNIKQNTIRLSIGTEHIDDIIADLEGGFAAI; encoded by the coding sequence ATGAGCAAATACAGATTTGAAACCTTACAGTTACACGTTGGACAGGAGCAGGCAGACCCTACTACAGATGCAAGAGCGGTACCTATTTATCAGACTACTTCTTATGTATTTCATAACAGCAAACACGCGGCTGATAGATTTGGCTTAGCAGATCCGGGTAACATCTATGGAAGACTTACCAATTCCACCCAGGATGTACTTGAGAAGAGAATAGCTGCTCTTGAAGGTGGAAGTGCTGCTCTGGCATTGGCGTCAGGTTCATCGGCAATTACTTATACTATCGAAGCTCTGGCTGCAAATGGCGGACATATAGTTGCACAGAAGACAATCTACGGAGGAAGCTACAATCTTCTTGCACACACACTTCCTCAGTTTGGAATCGAGACAACATTTGTAGATATACATAATCTTGCTGAGGTAGAAGCGGCAATTAAGGATAACACCAGAGGAATATTTATTGAAACTCTTGGCAATCCTAACAGTGATATTCCTGATATTGATGCGGTTTCTGAGCTTGCTCATAAACATGGACTTCCTGTAGTAGTTGACAATACCTTCGGAACTCCTTATTTAATCAGACCTTTTGAGCATGGTGCAGACATAGTAGTACACTCAGCTACAAAGTTCATAGGAGGACATGGAACTACTTTGGGCGGTGTAGTTGTTGAATCAGGTAAGTTTGACTGGAAGGCTAGCGGAAAGTATGGCAATATTGCAGAGCCAAACCCTAGCTACCACGGCATTTCCTTCTATGATGCTGTTGGTCCTGCTGCCTTTGTTACCTATATACGAGCAATTCTCCTAAGAGATACAGGAGCTGCAATATCTCCATTTAATGCCTTCCTTCTCTTACAGGGTGTGGAGACTCTTTCTTTAAGACTTGACAGACATGTTGAGAATACCAAGAAGGTTGTGGACTTCCTTAAGAATCATCCTAAGGTTCTAAAGGTTAACCATCCATCACTTCCTGAACATCCTGACCACGAGCTTTATAAGAAGTATTTTCCAAATGGGGGTGCTTCCATATTTACGATTGAGATTAAGGGAGGAAAGGAAGAAGCTTGGAAGTTCATAGATAACCTTAAGATATTCTCCCTCCTTGCCAATGTGGCTGATGTAAAGTCACTTGTTATCCACCCTGCAACCACAACTCATTCACAGCTTAATGAGAAGGAGCTTGCTGAGCAGAACATTAAGCAAAATACAATTAGACTTTCAATAGGAACAGAGCATATAGATGATATAATAGCAGACCTTGAAGGTGGTTTTGCCGCTATATAA